One segment of Streptomyces sp. TG1A-8 DNA contains the following:
- a CDS encoding discoidin domain-containing protein — protein sequence MHSSTVRHARRMPAIGAIVALAAGTLVAVAPAAHAAAGATLPFTSVEAESASTTGTRIGPDYTQGTLASEASGRQAVRLGSGQRVEFTVPRASNAVNIAYSVPDGQSGSLNVYVNGTRIARTIPVTSKYSYVDTGWIAGARTHHFYDNARLLLGQNVQAGDKVAVESTGTQVTVDVADFEQVGAAATQPAGSVSVVSKGADPGGNGDSTQAFRDAIAAAQGGTVWIPPGDYRLTSSLSGVQNVTLQGAGSWYSVVHTSRFIDQSSSSGNVHIKDFAVIGEVTERVDSSPDNFVNGSLGANSSVSGMWIQHLKCGLWLTGTNDNLVVEDNRILDTTADGLNLNGTAKGVRVRNNFLRNQGDDSLAMWSLYAPDTDSSFENNTISQPNLANGIAIYGGTDIAVRNNLVSDTNALGSGIAISNQKFMDPFSPLAGTITVDGNTLVRTGAVNPNWNHPMGALRVDSYDSAINATVNITNTTITDSPYSAFEFVSGGGQGNPVRNVNVTGATVKNTGTVVVQAETQGSAAFRNVTATGVGAAGVYNCPYPAGSFSLTDGGGNSGWSSTWSDCSSWPQPGQSNPEPDPNRNLAKGRPATATGSQDVYTPGKADDGDANTYWESANNAFPQSWTVDLGSSYGVRRVVLKLPPSSAWGARTQTVAVLGSTNGSTYSTVAGAQGYRFDPATGNTATVTLPAGTSLRYLRLTVTANTAWPAAQFSEVEAYQTS from the coding sequence ATGCACAGCAGCACCGTCAGGCACGCCAGGCGCATGCCGGCGATCGGGGCGATCGTCGCCCTCGCCGCCGGCACGCTCGTCGCCGTGGCCCCCGCCGCCCACGCGGCCGCGGGCGCCACGCTCCCCTTCACCTCGGTGGAGGCGGAGTCGGCGAGCACCACCGGCACCAGGATCGGCCCCGACTACACGCAGGGCACCCTCGCCTCGGAGGCCTCCGGCCGGCAGGCCGTCCGGCTCGGCTCCGGGCAGCGGGTGGAGTTCACCGTGCCGCGCGCCTCCAACGCGGTGAACATCGCCTACAGCGTCCCGGACGGCCAGTCCGGCTCGCTGAACGTGTACGTCAACGGCACCAGGATCGCCAGGACGATCCCGGTGACCAGCAAGTACAGCTACGTCGACACCGGCTGGATCGCCGGCGCCAGGACCCACCACTTCTACGACAACGCCCGCCTGCTGCTCGGCCAGAACGTGCAGGCGGGCGACAAGGTCGCCGTCGAGTCCACCGGCACCCAGGTCACCGTCGACGTCGCCGACTTCGAACAGGTCGGGGCGGCGGCCACCCAGCCCGCCGGTTCGGTGTCCGTCGTCTCCAAGGGCGCCGACCCCGGCGGCAACGGCGACTCCACCCAGGCCTTCCGGGACGCCATCGCCGCCGCGCAGGGCGGGACGGTCTGGATCCCGCCGGGCGACTACAGGCTCACCTCCTCCCTGAGCGGCGTCCAGAACGTCACGCTGCAGGGTGCGGGCAGCTGGTACTCGGTCGTGCACACCTCCCGCTTCATCGACCAGTCCAGCTCCTCCGGGAACGTCCACATCAAGGACTTCGCGGTCATCGGGGAGGTCACCGAACGCGTCGACTCCAGCCCGGACAACTTCGTCAACGGCTCCCTCGGCGCGAACTCCTCCGTCTCCGGCATGTGGATCCAGCACCTCAAGTGCGGGCTCTGGCTGACGGGCACGAACGACAACCTGGTCGTGGAGGACAACCGCATCCTCGACACCACCGCCGACGGCCTCAACCTCAACGGCACCGCCAAGGGCGTCCGGGTCCGCAACAACTTCCTGCGCAACCAGGGCGACGACTCCCTCGCCATGTGGTCGCTGTACGCCCCGGACACCGACTCCAGCTTCGAGAACAACACGATCTCGCAGCCCAACCTCGCCAACGGCATCGCCATCTACGGCGGCACCGACATCGCGGTGAGGAACAACCTGGTCTCCGACACCAACGCCCTCGGCAGCGGCATCGCGATCTCCAACCAGAAGTTCATGGATCCCTTCTCCCCGCTGGCCGGCACCATCACGGTCGACGGCAACACGCTGGTGCGCACCGGTGCCGTGAACCCCAACTGGAACCACCCGATGGGCGCCCTGCGCGTCGACTCCTACGACAGCGCCATCAACGCGACCGTCAACATCACCAACACCACGATCACCGACAGCCCCTACAGCGCCTTCGAGTTCGTCTCCGGCGGCGGCCAGGGCAACCCGGTGCGGAACGTCAACGTGACCGGCGCCACCGTGAAGAACACCGGGACGGTGGTGGTCCAGGCCGAGACGCAGGGCTCGGCCGCCTTCCGCAACGTCACCGCCACCGGCGTCGGTGCCGCCGGCGTCTACAACTGCCCCTACCCGGCCGGCTCCTTCTCCCTGACCGACGGCGGCGGCAACTCCGGCTGGTCCAGCACCTGGTCGGACTGCTCCAGCTGGCCGCAGCCCGGCCAGAGCAACCCCGAACCCGACCCGAACCGCAACCTCGCCAAGGGCCGCCCGGCCACCGCGACCGGCTCGCAGGACGTCTACACGCCCGGCAAGGCGGACGACGGCGATGCGAACACCTACTGGGAGTCCGCCAACAACGCCTTCCCGCAGTCCTGGACGGTCGACCTCGGGTCCTCCTACGGGGTGCGGCGGGTGGTGCTGAAGCTGCCGCCGTCCTCGGCCTGGGGGGCCCGCACCCAGACCGTCGCGGTGCTCGGCAGCACCAACGGCTCCACCTACTCCACGGTGGCCGGCGCGCAGGGCTACCGCTTCGACCCGGCCACCGGCAACACGGCCACCGTGACCCTGCCCGCCGGCACCAGCCTGCGCTACCTGCGGCTCACCGTCACGGCCAACACCGCCTGGCCCGCCGCGCAGTTCAGCGAGGTGGAGGCCTACCAGACGTCGTGA
- a CDS encoding glycoside hydrolase family 13 protein, giving the protein MGQPIPAPDADWWRSAVIYQVYVRSFADGDGDGTGDLAGVRARLPYLAGLGVDALWFNPWYLSPLKDGGYDVADYRAIDPAFGTLAEAEKLIAEARELGIRTIVDIVPNHVSDQHPWFRAALAAGPGSPERELFHFRPGRGEKGELPPNDWPSQFVGSTEPVWTRLPDGDWYLHLFTPEQPDLNWAHPAVRQEHEDILRFWFERGVAGVRIDSAALLAKDPDLPDLAARPQPHPFVDRDELHDVYRSWRAVADDYDAVFVGEVWLPDAERFARYLRPDELHTAFNFSFLSCPWDAARLRSSIDTTLAEHAPVGAPATWVLCNHDVTRTVTRYGREDTAFDFATKAFGTPADLDLGTRRARAAALLSLALPGSVYLYQGEELGLPEADIPADRVQDPMHFRSGGTDPGRDGCRVPLPWRADAPYAGFGSREEPWLPQPAGWASYAVDRQQDDPHSMLSLYREAIAARPVFGDGPLAWLPAPDGVLAFSRAPGTLCVVNLGATPADLPAHSRLLLSSGPLDAGGRLPQDTAAWLRV; this is encoded by the coding sequence GTGGGACAGCCCATCCCCGCACCGGACGCCGACTGGTGGCGCTCCGCCGTCATCTACCAGGTGTACGTGCGCAGCTTCGCGGACGGCGACGGCGACGGCACCGGAGACCTCGCCGGAGTCCGCGCCCGGCTGCCGTACCTGGCCGGGCTCGGCGTCGACGCCCTGTGGTTCAACCCCTGGTACCTGTCGCCCCTGAAGGACGGCGGCTACGACGTCGCCGACTACCGCGCCATCGACCCGGCCTTCGGCACCCTCGCCGAGGCGGAGAAGCTCATCGCCGAGGCGCGCGAGCTGGGCATCCGCACGATTGTCGACATCGTGCCCAACCACGTCTCCGACCAGCACCCCTGGTTCCGCGCCGCCCTCGCGGCGGGGCCCGGCAGCCCGGAGCGGGAGCTGTTCCACTTCCGTCCCGGACGCGGTGAGAAGGGCGAACTGCCGCCCAACGACTGGCCCTCGCAGTTCGTCGGCTCCACCGAGCCGGTGTGGACGAGGCTGCCCGACGGCGACTGGTACCTGCACCTGTTCACCCCCGAACAGCCCGACCTCAACTGGGCCCACCCGGCGGTCCGCCAGGAACACGAGGACATCCTGCGCTTCTGGTTCGAACGGGGGGTGGCCGGCGTCCGCATCGACTCCGCCGCCCTGCTCGCCAAGGACCCGGACCTGCCCGACCTCGCCGCGCGCCCGCAGCCGCACCCCTTCGTCGACCGCGACGAACTCCACGACGTCTACCGCTCCTGGCGGGCCGTGGCAGACGACTACGACGCGGTGTTCGTCGGCGAGGTCTGGCTCCCCGACGCCGAGCGCTTCGCCCGCTACCTGCGCCCCGACGAACTGCACACCGCCTTCAACTTCTCCTTCCTGTCCTGCCCCTGGGACGCCGCGCGGCTGCGGAGCTCGATCGACACGACCCTCGCCGAGCACGCCCCGGTCGGCGCGCCCGCCACCTGGGTGCTGTGCAACCACGACGTGACGCGCACGGTCACCCGCTACGGCCGCGAGGACACCGCCTTCGACTTCGCCACCAAGGCCTTCGGCACCCCGGCCGACCTGGACCTGGGCACCCGCCGGGCCCGCGCCGCCGCCCTGCTGTCCCTGGCCCTGCCGGGCTCGGTCTACCTCTACCAGGGCGAGGAGCTGGGACTGCCGGAGGCGGACATCCCGGCCGACCGCGTACAGGACCCGATGCACTTCCGCTCGGGCGGCACCGACCCGGGCCGGGACGGCTGCCGGGTGCCGCTGCCGTGGCGGGCCGACGCGCCGTACGCCGGGTTCGGCTCGCGCGAGGAGCCCTGGCTGCCGCAGCCGGCCGGCTGGGCGTCGTACGCGGTCGACCGCCAGCAGGACGACCCGCACTCCATGCTCTCCCTGTACCGCGAGGCCATCGCCGCCCGCCCGGTCTTCGGCGACGGCCCCCTGGCCTGGCTGCCCGCCCCCGACGGCGTCCTCGCCTTCTCCCGCGCGCCGGGCACGCTGTGCGTGGTGAACCTCGGCGCCACGCCCGCCGACCTGCCCGCGCACTCCCGACTCCTGCTCAGCAGCGGCCCGCTGGACGCCGGGGGCCGGCTGCCGCAGGACACGGCGGCCTGGCTGCGCGTCTGA
- a CDS encoding carbohydrate ABC transporter permease produces the protein MSSAVRTLVSPAALARPRGRAVYWTVFAAVTVLFALAFLFPVYWMVTGAAKSPDEVARTPPTLVPEHWHLSGYTDAWELMQLPQHLGNTLVQAAGAWAFQLVFCTAAAYALSKLRPAFGKVVLGGILATLMVPAQALVVPKYLTVADLPLIHTSLLNDPLAIWLPAVANAFNLYLLKRFFDQLPRDVLEAAGIDGAGKLRVLWSVVLPMSRPVLGVVSIFALVAVWQDFLWPLMVFSDTGKQPISVALVQLSQNIQLTVLIAAMVIASIPMVVLFLVFQRHIIAGISAGSTKG, from the coding sequence ATGAGCAGCGCCGTCCGCACCCTGGTCTCCCCGGCGGCACTCGCCCGTCCGCGCGGCAGGGCCGTCTACTGGACCGTGTTCGCGGCCGTCACCGTCCTCTTCGCGCTCGCCTTCCTCTTCCCGGTCTACTGGATGGTGACCGGCGCGGCGAAGTCCCCGGACGAGGTCGCCCGGACCCCGCCCACCCTCGTGCCGGAGCACTGGCACCTGAGCGGGTACACCGACGCCTGGGAGCTGATGCAGCTGCCGCAGCACCTGGGGAACACCCTGGTGCAGGCGGCCGGTGCCTGGGCGTTCCAGCTGGTGTTCTGCACGGCCGCCGCCTACGCCCTGTCCAAGCTGCGGCCCGCCTTCGGCAAGGTGGTCCTGGGCGGCATCCTGGCCACCCTCATGGTCCCGGCCCAGGCGCTCGTCGTGCCCAAGTACCTCACGGTCGCCGACCTGCCCCTGATCCACACCAGCCTGCTCAACGACCCCCTCGCCATCTGGCTGCCGGCGGTCGCCAACGCCTTCAACCTCTACCTGCTCAAGCGCTTCTTCGACCAGCTGCCGCGCGACGTGCTGGAGGCCGCCGGGATCGACGGCGCCGGCAAGCTGCGCGTCCTGTGGTCGGTCGTCCTGCCCATGTCCCGGCCGGTCCTCGGCGTCGTGTCGATCTTCGCGCTGGTCGCCGTCTGGCAGGACTTCCTGTGGCCGCTGATGGTCTTCTCCGACACCGGCAAGCAGCCGATCAGCGTCGCCCTGGTCCAGCTGTCGCAGAACATCCAGCTCACCGTGCTCATCGCCGCGATGGTGATCGCCAGCATCCCGATGGTGGTGCTGTTCCTCGTCTTCCAGCGGCACATCATCGCCGGGATCAGCGCGGGCAGCACCAAGGGCTGA
- a CDS encoding carbohydrate ABC transporter permease — MTKTAERRPAARAAVRPGPLPPAAGDRRRRRLLDQVHAYGFLLGGLVCFALFSWYPAIRAVVIAFQKYTPGSKPEWVGTANFTRVLHDPEFAAAWRNTLTFTLLALLIGFAVPFLLALVLNELRHAKAFFRVVVYLPVMIPPVVSALLWKWFYDPGAGLANEALRFLHLPTSNWSNGADTALVSLVIVATWANMGGTVLIYLAALQSIPGELYEAAELDGAGILQRVRHVTVPQTRFVILMLMLLQVIATMQVFTEPFVITGGGPENATVTVLYLIYKYAFLYNDFGGACALSVLLLVLLGAFSALYLRFTRSEGDA, encoded by the coding sequence ATGACCAAGACGGCTGAACGGCGGCCCGCGGCCCGGGCCGCCGTCCGCCCGGGCCCGCTGCCGCCCGCGGCGGGGGACCGCAGGCGGCGCCGCCTGCTCGACCAGGTGCACGCCTACGGGTTCCTCCTCGGCGGCCTGGTCTGCTTCGCCCTGTTCTCCTGGTACCCGGCGATCCGCGCGGTCGTCATCGCCTTCCAGAAGTACACGCCCGGATCGAAACCCGAGTGGGTCGGCACCGCCAACTTCACCCGCGTCCTGCACGACCCCGAGTTCGCGGCGGCCTGGCGCAACACCCTCACCTTCACCCTGCTGGCCCTGCTCATCGGCTTCGCCGTCCCCTTCCTGCTCGCCCTCGTCCTCAACGAGCTGCGGCACGCCAAGGCCTTCTTCCGGGTCGTGGTCTACCTGCCGGTGATGATCCCACCGGTGGTCAGCGCCCTGCTGTGGAAGTGGTTCTACGACCCCGGGGCCGGGCTGGCCAACGAGGCGCTGCGCTTCCTGCACCTGCCCACCTCGAACTGGTCCAACGGCGCCGACACCGCGCTGGTCTCCCTGGTGATCGTGGCCACCTGGGCCAACATGGGCGGCACCGTCCTCATCTACCTGGCCGCCCTGCAGTCCATCCCCGGCGAGCTGTACGAGGCCGCCGAACTCGACGGCGCAGGCATCCTGCAGCGCGTCCGGCACGTCACGGTCCCGCAGACCCGCTTCGTGATCCTAATGCTGATGCTCCTCCAGGTCATCGCCACGATGCAGGTGTTCACCGAACCGTTCGTCATCACCGGCGGCGGCCCCGAGAACGCCACGGTCACCGTCCTCTACCTCATCTACAAGTACGCCTTCCTCTACAACGACTTCGGCGGAGCCTGCGCGCTCAGCGTGCTGCTGCTCGTCCTGCTCGGCGCCTTCTCCGCCCTCTACCTGCGGTTCACCCGCTCCGAGGGGGACGCATGA
- a CDS encoding ABC transporter substrate-binding protein has translation MSSTGVRRTFVAISICSSLALAASACGSGDDDAAGGKTRITVNCEPPQSAKVDRRFFEQDVASFEKQHPDVDVVAHDAFPCQDPKTFDAKLAGGQMEDVFYTYFTDARHVVDIHQAADLTPYLKELKSYGSIQKQLRDIYTVDGKVYGVPRTGYSMGLVYNRKLFAKAGLDPDKPPTTWEEVRADARRIAALGGGTVGYADYSAQNQGGWHFTAELYSQGGDVVSADGRKATVDTPEGRAVLQNLHDMRWADDSMGSKQLLIINDAQQMMGSGKLGMYLAAPDNIPILVKEKGGNYKDLALAPMPGGRGTLIGGDGYMFNKRDTPAQIRAGLKWLDHMFLTPGEGFLGDYARAKKNDAPVGLPEPRLFTGAADARDQQVKKANANVPVENYQAFLDGNQKLTMKIEPPNAQQIYSVLDGAVSAVLTKEDADIDQLLKDASGKIDGILARS, from the coding sequence ATGAGTAGCACCGGCGTCCGCCGCACCTTCGTCGCGATCAGCATCTGTTCCTCCCTCGCCCTCGCCGCGTCCGCCTGCGGATCGGGCGACGACGACGCGGCGGGCGGCAAGACCCGCATCACCGTCAACTGCGAGCCGCCCCAGAGCGCCAAGGTCGACCGCCGGTTCTTCGAGCAGGACGTCGCCTCCTTCGAGAAGCAGCACCCGGACGTCGACGTCGTCGCGCACGACGCCTTCCCCTGCCAGGACCCCAAGACCTTCGACGCCAAACTCGCCGGCGGCCAGATGGAGGACGTCTTCTACACGTACTTCACCGACGCCCGGCACGTCGTCGACATCCACCAGGCGGCCGACCTCACCCCGTACCTCAAGGAACTCAAGAGCTACGGCAGCATCCAGAAGCAGCTGCGGGACATCTACACCGTGGACGGCAAGGTCTACGGCGTACCGCGCACCGGATACTCCATGGGACTGGTCTACAACCGCAAGCTCTTCGCGAAGGCCGGCCTCGACCCCGACAAGCCCCCCACCACCTGGGAGGAGGTCCGCGCCGACGCCAGGAGGATCGCCGCGCTCGGCGGCGGCACCGTCGGGTACGCCGACTACAGCGCCCAGAACCAGGGCGGCTGGCACTTCACCGCCGAGCTGTACTCGCAGGGCGGCGACGTCGTCAGCGCCGACGGCAGGAAGGCCACCGTCGACACCCCCGAGGGCCGCGCCGTCCTGCAGAACCTGCACGACATGCGCTGGGCGGACGACTCGATGGGCAGCAAGCAGCTCCTCATCATCAACGACGCGCAGCAGATGATGGGTTCGGGCAAGCTCGGCATGTACCTCGCCGCCCCCGACAACATCCCGATCCTGGTCAAGGAGAAGGGCGGCAACTACAAGGACCTCGCGCTCGCCCCCATGCCCGGCGGCAGGGGCACCCTCATCGGCGGCGACGGCTACATGTTCAACAAGCGGGACACCCCGGCCCAGATCCGCGCCGGCCTGAAGTGGCTCGACCACATGTTCCTGACCCCCGGCGAGGGCTTCCTCGGTGACTACGCCCGCGCCAAGAAGAACGACGCGCCCGTGGGCCTGCCCGAGCCGCGCCTGTTCACCGGCGCCGCCGACGCCAGGGACCAGCAGGTCAAGAAGGCCAACGCCAACGTGCCGGTGGAGAACTACCAGGCCTTCCTCGACGGCAACCAGAAGCTGACGATGAAGATCGAGCCGCCCAACGCCCAGCAGATCTACTCCGTCCTGGACGGCGCCGTCTCCGCCGTCCTCACCAAGGAGGACGCCGACATCGACCAGCTCCTCAAGGACGCGTCCGGCAAGATCGACGGCATCCTGGCCCGGAGCTGA
- a CDS encoding LacI family DNA-binding transcriptional regulator yields MTRRLADVAKKVGVSEATVSRVLNGKPGVSDATRQAVLTALDVLGYERPTQLRGERARLVGLVLPELQNPIFPAFAEVIGGALAQHGLTPVLCTQTKGGVSEADYVELLLQQQVSGVVFAGGLYAQADAPHDHYRLLAERNIPVVLVNAAIEHLGFPGVSCDDAVAVEQAWRHLASLGHQRIGLLLGPGDHIPSARKLAAARAIAGDLPDDFVARAIFSIEGGHAAAARLIDRGVTGIICASDPLALGAVRAARRKGCDVPGRISVVGYDDSAFMNCTEPPLTTVRQPIEAMGRAAVELLNAQIGGTAVPAEELLFEPELVVRGSTAQVPRD; encoded by the coding sequence ATGACGCGACGACTTGCGGATGTGGCGAAGAAGGTCGGGGTCAGCGAGGCCACCGTCAGCCGGGTGCTCAACGGCAAGCCCGGCGTCTCGGACGCCACCCGGCAGGCGGTGCTGACGGCCCTCGACGTGCTCGGCTACGAGCGGCCCACCCAGTTGCGCGGCGAACGCGCCCGGCTCGTCGGCCTGGTCCTGCCCGAGCTGCAGAACCCCATCTTCCCGGCCTTCGCCGAGGTCATCGGCGGCGCGCTGGCCCAGCACGGACTCACCCCGGTGCTGTGCACGCAGACCAAGGGCGGGGTGTCGGAGGCGGACTACGTCGAACTGCTGCTCCAGCAGCAGGTCTCCGGCGTCGTCTTCGCCGGCGGCCTGTACGCGCAGGCGGACGCCCCGCACGACCACTACCGCCTGCTCGCCGAGCGCAACATCCCCGTCGTCCTGGTCAACGCGGCCATAGAACACCTCGGCTTCCCGGGCGTGTCCTGCGACGACGCCGTCGCCGTCGAGCAGGCCTGGCGGCACCTGGCCTCCCTGGGCCACCAGCGCATCGGCCTGCTCCTCGGTCCCGGCGACCACATCCCCTCGGCGCGCAAACTGGCCGCCGCGCGCGCCATCGCCGGCGACCTGCCGGACGACTTCGTCGCCCGCGCCATCTTCTCCATCGAGGGCGGTCACGCGGCCGCCGCCCGCCTCATCGACCGGGGCGTCACCGGCATCATCTGCGCCAGCGACCCCCTGGCCCTCGGTGCCGTGCGGGCCGCCCGCCGCAAGGGCTGCGACGTCCCCGGGCGGATCTCCGTGGTCGGCTACGACGACTCGGCCTTCATGAACTGCACCGAACCCCCGCTGACCACCGTCCGCCAGCCCATCGAGGCCATGGGCCGCGCGGCCGTGGAACTGCTGAACGCGCAGATCGGTGGCACCGCCGTACCCGCCGAGGAACTCCTGTTCGAGCCCGAGCTGGTGGTGCGCGGCTCCACCGCGCAAGTCCCGCGCGACTGA
- a CDS encoding helix-turn-helix transcriptional regulator: MTDGYEDPGAAATAQLPAVVARVTALADRLGVPHAEVFDTGRLSVGCGVPEPVVKALLSGRPAGEPDVQARFLQRLDLLRRTRLKPGGRRYTQQEIADGAGMSRQQAGALINGDRRPTMEHCDALQRFFRVHAGFLTAEDPEALAGALQRTEQELLQKLADRERAAAEAADDPLERLLQDHGVRGIAWRAAQLPTDQHRDKVAEWLDMLLESVKRPES, encoded by the coding sequence GTGACGGATGGCTACGAGGATCCGGGCGCCGCGGCGACCGCCCAGCTGCCGGCCGTCGTCGCCCGCGTCACCGCGCTCGCCGACCGGCTCGGCGTGCCGCACGCCGAGGTCTTCGACACCGGACGGCTCTCCGTCGGCTGCGGCGTCCCGGAACCGGTGGTCAAGGCCCTGCTGAGCGGGCGGCCGGCGGGCGAGCCGGACGTGCAGGCCCGTTTCCTGCAACGCCTGGACCTGCTGCGGCGCACCCGGCTGAAGCCGGGCGGCCGCAGGTACACGCAGCAGGAGATAGCCGACGGCGCGGGCATGTCCCGGCAGCAGGCCGGCGCCCTCATCAACGGCGACCGGCGCCCCACCATGGAGCACTGCGACGCCCTGCAGCGGTTCTTCCGCGTGCACGCCGGGTTCCTGACGGCGGAGGACCCCGAGGCACTGGCCGGGGCCCTGCAGCGCACCGAGCAGGAGCTGCTGCAGAAGCTCGCCGACCGGGAGCGGGCGGCGGCCGAGGCGGCCGACGACCCGCTGGAGCGGCTGTTGCAGGACCACGGGGTGCGCGGGATCGCCTGGCGGGCCGCCCAGCTGCCCACCGACCAGCACCGGGACAAGGTCGCCGAATGGCTCGACATGCTCCTGGAGAGCGTCAAGCGGCCCGAGTCGTGA
- a CDS encoding 4'-phosphopantetheinyl transferase — protein MIEELLPESVVAVEAFGDQEDRVTALYPEEERLVERAVDKRRREFAAVRICARRAMEKLGVPPQPVLPGQRGAPRWPDGIAGSMTHCEGYRAAALVRAADLASLGIDAEPHGPLPDGVFDSVAVPAEQARHRELCAVRPEVHWDRLLFSAKESVYKAWFPLTRAWLDFSEADIDLWPAPGSAARGGFHARLLVPGPLVGGVRLTGFEGRWLVADSLVLTAVSVPHS, from the coding sequence GTGATCGAGGAACTGCTCCCGGAGTCGGTGGTAGCCGTGGAGGCGTTCGGTGACCAGGAGGACCGGGTCACCGCGCTGTACCCGGAGGAGGAGCGGCTCGTCGAGCGCGCGGTGGACAAGCGGCGCCGGGAGTTCGCCGCCGTACGGATCTGCGCCCGGCGCGCCATGGAGAAGCTCGGCGTGCCTCCGCAGCCCGTGCTCCCCGGTCAGCGCGGTGCGCCGCGCTGGCCGGACGGCATAGCCGGCAGCATGACCCACTGCGAGGGCTACCGCGCCGCGGCCCTCGTCCGCGCCGCCGACCTGGCCTCCCTCGGGATCGACGCCGAACCGCACGGCCCCCTCCCGGACGGCGTCTTCGACAGCGTCGCGGTGCCCGCCGAGCAGGCCCGGCACCGCGAGCTGTGCGCCGTCCGGCCCGAAGTCCACTGGGACCGGCTGCTGTTCAGCGCGAAGGAGTCCGTGTACAAGGCGTGGTTCCCCCTCACCCGCGCCTGGCTCGACTTCTCCGAGGCCGACATCGACCTTTGGCCCGCCCCCGGCTCCGCCGCCCGGGGCGGCTTCCACGCCCGGCTCCTCGTCCCCGGTCCGCTGGTGGGCGGCGTGCGCCTGACCGGGTTCGAGGGCCGCTGGCTGGTCGCGGACTCCCTGGTGCTGACCGCGGTGTCCGTCCCGCACTCCTGA
- a CDS encoding metallophosphoesterase — translation MESTAGAGQLLAISDLHIGYAENRALVEGMRPRSDDDWLIVAGDVAETVADIRWALATLAGRFRKVLWAPGNHELWTHPSDPVTLRGVARYEHLVALCRELGVTTPEDPYPVWDGPGGPVAVAPLFLLYDYSFLPAGCTTKEEGLAYAESTGIVCNDEYLLHPDPYPTREDWCRARVAETERRLAELPADLPTVLAGHYPLDRHPTSVLWHPEFAMWCGTGLTADWHRRFRVRTMVYGHLHIPRTTWHEGVRFEEVSVGYPREWRKRPGPPGQLRRILPMEVGPGDRGTAPGVGGSRGGVR, via the coding sequence GTGGAGTCGACGGCCGGGGCCGGACAGCTGCTGGCCATCAGTGACCTGCACATCGGCTATGCCGAGAACCGTGCCCTCGTCGAGGGGATGCGCCCGCGCTCGGACGACGACTGGCTCATCGTGGCCGGGGACGTCGCCGAGACCGTCGCCGACATCCGCTGGGCCCTGGCCACCCTCGCGGGCCGCTTCCGCAAGGTCCTGTGGGCGCCCGGCAACCACGAGCTGTGGACCCATCCCAGCGACCCGGTCACCCTGCGCGGCGTCGCCCGCTACGAGCACCTCGTCGCGCTGTGCCGGGAACTGGGCGTGACCACGCCCGAGGACCCGTACCCGGTGTGGGACGGCCCCGGCGGGCCGGTCGCCGTCGCCCCGCTCTTCCTGCTGTACGACTACTCCTTCCTGCCGGCCGGCTGCACCACCAAGGAGGAGGGCCTCGCCTACGCGGAGAGCACCGGCATCGTCTGCAACGACGAGTACCTGCTCCACCCGGACCCCTACCCCACCCGCGAGGACTGGTGCCGCGCCCGCGTCGCCGAGACCGAGCGCCGGCTGGCCGAACTGCCCGCCGACCTGCCGACCGTCCTCGCCGGCCACTATCCGCTGGACCGGCACCCCACCAGTGTGCTGTGGCACCCGGAGTTCGCCATGTGGTGCGGCACCGGGCTGACCGCCGACTGGCACCGCCGCTTCCGCGTGCGGACCATGGTCTACGGTCATCTGCACATCCCGCGGACCACCTGGCACGAGGGCGTCCGCTTCGAAGAGGTGTCCGTGGGATACCCCCGCGAATGGCGCAAGCGCCCGGGACCCCCCGGACAACTGCGCCGCATCCTGCCGATGGAGGTCGGACCCGGTGATCGAGGAACTGCTCCCGGAGTCGGTGGTAGCCGTGGAGGCGTTCGGTGA